GATCTTCGTCAGGTTCTTCTTCTGCTGCATCTTGCCGGGGATCACCGTGCCCTGAGGCGTGGTGGTGGTGTCGGCAAAGTGGGGGGTGGAGGAGGAACGCTGGATGCCGGTGTTCATGTACGCCTCGTTGTCGTAGCAGACATACACCATGTCGTGGCCGCGCTCCATGGCGCCGGACAGGCTCTGGAAGCCGATGTCGTAGGTGCCGCCGTCGCCGCCGAAGGCGATGAACTTGTACGTATCATCCAGCTTGCCCCGCTTCTTCATCGCCCGGTATGCCGTCTCCACGCCGGAGATCGTGGCCGCCGCATTTTCAAAGGCGTTGTGGATGAAGCTGTCCTTCCACGCCGTGTAGGGGTACATGAAGGTGGAGACCTCCAGGCAGCTGGTGGCGGAGCACACCACCGCCTTGTCCTCCGGGTTCAGGGCACGCAGCACCGTCCGCACCGCGATGGGAGAGCCGCAGCCCGCGCACATTCTGTGGCCGCCGGACAGGCGGTCCTCTTTCATCAGGTTTTCTTTCAGACTATATGCCATGACTGTTTTCCCTCCTTATTCCCGGACGTCCAGGTAGCGATAGGTCTCGCCCACCTCGCCGGTGGCCGCGATCTTCTCCAGCTCCGCGAACACGTGCTGAATGCTCTCCACCCGCACGTCGCGGCCGCCCAGGCCGTAGATGTAGTTGATGCCCTTGGGGCCGCTGATGCCCGCCGCGTACAGGCTGGCCGTGACCTCCGCGAACATGGGGCCGCAGTGGGCGTTGAAGCTGTCGTCCTTGTCCATCACGGCGAAGGCCTTCACGTTCTTCAGGGCTTCGCAGATATCCTCACTGGGGAAGGGACGGAAGGAGCGGACCTTGATCTGGCCCACCTTCTTGCCCTGGGCCCGCAGCTCGTTGATGGCCTCCTTGGCGGTGCCGGCGGAGGAGCCGATGATGACGATGGCCTCCTCAGCGTCGTCCATCATATAGGTCTCGATCAGGCCGTAGGTCCGGCCGGTCATCTCGCCGAATTCCTTGCCCACCTTGCGGATCACGTCCTTGGCGTCCATCATGGCCTGGGCCTGCTGCCGCTTGGCCTCCATGTAGTACACGGGCGTGGCGTAGGCGCCCACGGCCATGGGCTCGCCGGGCTTCAGCAGCGCGTGGGCGGGCTTGTACTCACCCACGAACTCCTTGACCTTCTCTGTCTCCACCAGCTCGATGTTCTCGATGGCGTGGGAGGTGATGAAGCCGTCCTGGCACACCATGATGGGCAGGCTCACCGCCTCCGCGATCCGCATGGCCTGCAGGTAGTTGTCGTAGGCCTCCTGGTTCGTCTCCGCAAACAGCATCAGCCAGCCGGCATCCCGCACGCCCATGGCGTCGGAGTGGTCGTTGTTGATGTTGATGGGGCCGGACAGGGCGCGGCAGGAGACGGCCAGCGTGATGGGCAGCCGGTCGGAGGCCGCCACGTACAGCATCTCCGTCATGTAGCACAGGCCGCAGGAGGAGGTGGCGGAAATGGCACGGCAGCCAGCAGCCTCCGCGCCGATGCAGGTAGACATGGCGCTGTGCTCGCTCTCCACCGCGATGAACAGCGTGTCCACTTCCCCGTTGTCCACGTATGTAGAGAAGTACTGGGGGATCTCCGTGGACGGCGTGATGGGATACGCGCCCATCACATCCGGGTTGATCTGCTTCATGGCATAGGCGACCGCCTCATTGCCGGAAAGTCTTTCTCTGATTCCCATTGTTCCTTCCCCTCCTTATTTCTCGTCCTTGACCATAGTGATGGCCCGAAGGGGCAGGTGTTGGCGCAGATGCCGCAGCCCTTGCAGAAGAAGTAGTCGAAGTCCTCCCGCTTGCCCTCGCCGTTCACCGGGATGGACATATCCGGGCACACCGGCGCGCACAGCAGGCACTGCCGGCACTTGTCCCAGTCGATCACGGGCTTCATGGTCCGCCAGTCGCCGGTCTCCACCACGCTGGACGTGCCGCCCTCATAAATGTTGCAGCCCGGGGTGATGTCCTTCCAGGTCACGTCCGGGGTCATATCCTTCGCCAGATGGCTCATCCTACCTGCACCTCCTCCAGAGATCTCTTCAGCGCCCGCATATTGCCCTCGATGACCTGGGGCTTGCTGGCGAACTTGTGCTTGAAGGAGCCCTCCATATCCTTGATGAACTCCTCCTCCCCGATGACGCCGGACACCCTCACGATGGCGGCCAGCATGGGGGTGTTGGGGAAGTTCTTGCCCAGCTCCTCCTCGCTGATCTTACCGGCGTCGATGGTGCAGACCCGGCCCTCGTAGCCCTTCAGCAGGGGCCGCAGCTCCGCGGGGGACTTGCTGGAGTTGATGACGATGGCGCCTTCCTTCTTCAATCCGGCGGTCACGTCCACGGCGGACAGCAGGGTCTCATCCACGACCACCACATAGTCCGGGAAGTAGATGTTGGAATGGACGGTGCTCCGCTCGGAGCTGATCCGGTTGTAGGCGGTGATGGGCGCGCCCATGCGCTCGGGACCGTACTCCGGGAAGCCCTGGACATACTTGCCCGTGTTGAACGCCGCGTCCGCCAGCAGCAGCGACGCCGTTTTGGCGCCCTGGCCGCCCCGGCCGTGCCATCGGATCTCTACAATGTCTTTCATGCTTGATCCTCCTCGTTCGGTTTGGCCCCCAAGCGGGGGCCGTCTCGAAATTTGCCGTTTTGAGTGCTTGTCAGCATGTATAGTATAGTCCTTTTCTGCGAGGAATGTCAATTCTATAACAAATTAGACAGTATAGAAATCTGTGAATGCCAGCGGCTTCTTTTTGTTATAAGTGCGCAAATAGCTGGGGACTCTGTTCTGTATTCCTGCCTTTTTGCACAAAAAAGAGTCCTTTTTTTCGGCGCTTTGCTCGCTGGAAGTAGCATACTCCAGTATGGCTGACAGGCTGGGCAGCCGCAGCACAGGTGAAAAGCGGCTCCCGGCACCGTCGTGGGCGCCGGGAGCCGCGGGATGTATTTGAAAGCCGCTTACCGGGCCGCCTGGAGCAGCTTTTCTGCAATGACCTCTACATCTTCACCGGAGGCCACAAAGTCCATGACATTGGGCAGGGAGAGGGAGCGGCGCAGCAGCGCCGTGTAGTAGCGCATCGCCCATTCCCGGCCGGTGACAGAGCAGTGCTGGATGATTTCCACAAGCTCTACCAGTTCCTCCCGGGACAGGTCGGGGATACAGGGCGGTTCCGGCGTCAGTGTGAGCCGTGCCAATGTGTCCAGGTCCGTCCAGCTCCAGTATTCCGCAAATTCCACATCAGTGTGGACTTTGCCCGTGAGAGCGGCCAGGTCCTCCAGCTCCGCGCCGGCGGTACCGGGTTCTTTGTCTGCAATGGCTGCAATCAGGGCCTCCACCGCGTCCAGCTTGCCTTCGTCGATTCGGGGAAACTCCAGTGCCTTTCTCATGGTGCGCCTCCTCTGAAATCTTAGCGTTTTCTTAACTTTACCAGAGTTTTGCAAGTTTGCCAAGACTAATCCGCTGCATGGGACTCGCAAACCGGACCTTGCATTTGAGGACGAGGTGTGCTATACTGCATAATCTGAAAACAATTCTCATTTTCAAAGGAGATCAGACTGTGGAAAAACGTATTCGGTTGTGTGCCGCGCTGGCGATGGTGCTTCTGTTGACCGCCTGCGGACAGGCTCCGGCGGAGCATGAGAGGGAAGAGCGGCTGACAGTGGTGGCTACGGTATTCCCCGCCTATGATTTCGCCCGGGCCGCCGGGGGAGAGCTGGCAGAGGTGCGGCTTCTGCTGCCGCCGGGAGCAGAGAGCCATTCCTACGAGCCCACCCCGGCGGACATTCTGGCAGTGCAGGAGTGCGATCTGTTCCTCTATCTGGGCGGCGAATCCGACGCCTGGGTGGAGACGATTCTGGAGTCCGTGGACATGCAGGGCGAGGCCCTGCGGATGGTGGACTGTGTGGACCTGCTGGAGGAGGAGACAGTGGAGGGCATGGAAGACCACGAGGGCCATGACCACGACCATGCGGAGGGGCCCGGCCTGGGAGAAGTGGTGGGCTACGATGAGCACGTGTGGACATCCCCGAAAAATGCCGCCGCCATCACCCGGGCGGTGGGGGACAGGCTGGCGGAGCTGGACCCGGCCAATGCCGGGACTTACGCCGCCAACACGGAGGGCTACGCCACCCGGATCGAGGCCCTGGACCGGGAATTCGCGGACTTCTTCGCCGGAGTGGAGGACCGGACCATGGTGTTCGGGGACCGATTTCCCCTGCGGTACTTCGCGGAGGAATTCGACATCGACTACTACGCTGCCTTCCCCGGGTGCAGCACCCAGACAGAGCCCTCGGCAGCCACCATCGCCTTCCTGACGGACAAGGTGCGGGAAGAGGGGATCCCCACGGTCTGGTACATTGAGTTCTCCAATCATCTGGTGGCGGACAGCATTGCGGAGGCCGCGGGCGTCAAGACGGCCCTGTTCCACACCTGCCACAATGTATCCACGGACGAACTGGAGGCGGGGGCCACTTACGTGTCCCTGATGGAGCAGAATCTGGAGACGCTGCGGGAGAATCTGTGATCTGAAAAGAAGAGCGCCGGGGCTGCAGCGGATGTCGCAGCCCCGGCTTTTTTATGGGAAACGGCGGAGAAGCCTTTGACAGGGGCGTGCTTCCGCCGTATCATAGGAGTCAGAGAGGAGAGATGGTATGCTGGCTTATACCTATTTGGAAAAAGGAACCTTCCGGCTGACGGACAAGCCGAAGCCTGTGCTGCGGGAACCTGGAGACGCGCTGGTCCGGGTGACGCTGTCCAGCATCTGCACCAGCGACCTGCACATCAAGCACGGCTCCGTGCCCCGGGCGGTGCCCGGTATCACCGTGGGCCATGAGATGGTAGGTGTGGTGGAATCGGTGGGTCCCGGCGTCCAGACGGTCCGCCCCGGCGACCGGGTGAGCGTGAATGTGGAGACGTTCTGCGGCGAGTGCTTCTTCTGCCGCCACGGGTATGTCAACAACTGTACGGATCCCAGCGGCGGCTGGGCCCTAGGCTGCCGGATCGACGGGGGACAGGCGGAATACGTCCGGGTGCCCTACGCGGACCAGGGTCTGACGAAAATCCCGGAGAGCGTTACGGACCGGCAGGCACTGTTTGCCGGCGACATCCTGGCCACCGGCTTCTGGGCGGCCCGCATCACGGAGATCGGGCCGGAGGACACGGTGCTGATCCTAGGAGCGGGCCCCACAGGCATCTGCACTCTGTTGTGCGTGCTGCTGAAAGCGCCTAAGCAGGTCATCGTCTGCGAAAAGGACCCGGCGCGTCTCCGGTTTGTCCGGGAGCACTATCCCCAGGTGCTGACGGTGGGGCCGGAGGAGGTGCTGGCCTTCACACAGGCCCACAGCGACCACGGCGGCGCGGACCGGGTGCTGGAGGTAGCCGGGGCGGAGGAGACCTTCCGCCTGGCCTGGCAGTGCGCCCGCCCCAATGCGGTGGTGACGGTGGTGGCGCTTTACGATAGGCCCCAGCTCCTGCCCCTGCCGGAGATGTACGGGAAGAATCTCACCTTCAAAACCGGCGGCGTGGACGGCTGTGACAGCCAGGAGATTCTGGACCTGATCGCGGCGGGAAAGCTGGACACCACGCCCCTCATCACCCACACTGTCCCTCTGCGGGATATCGCGGCGGCCTATGACCTGTTCGAGCACCGGCGGGACGGTGTCATCAAGGTGGCGGTGGACTGCAGCATGGCGTGAGGACAGCAGGACAACAGCTCCGAAGAGACAGAGAGGAGAGAGGCAGATGGATGATGGGATGCAGTGGCTGGCGGGAACGATCCTGTCGGCGGTGATCTCCAGCGTGATCACCGTGGGCTTCCTGTCCGCGCTTGTGACACGGCTGCAGATCCGGATCGACCACCGGAATAACGGGATCAAGCGGGTCTATGCCCCGGGAGAGCACAGCCGAACACTGAAAAAGCAGCTGGCAGAGGCACGGGCGATCCAGCTTCTGGCATTGTCCGGCTATGGGTTCACCCATGCATACAGACGCATCCTGACCGACTGCGTGGCCAGGGGCGGGACAGTGGAATACCTGCTGGCGCAGCCCGGAACCGCCTATATGAAAGATGCGGCTGAGATCGAGGGCAGAGGGGCGGACTCCATCTCCGAGGAGGTCGGGGAGACCCTGAAGCTGCTGGAGGCCATCCGGCGGGACGCCGCGGAAAAGGCAGGGAAGCAGAAAGCGGAGCCGGGCAGAGTTCTCGTCAGGTATTTTCACACGGAGATGCGCGAACAGCTGATTCTCTGTACGGATCAGAGCGGGCGGCGTACGGCCTGGCTGTCGCTGCTGATCCCGCCGCTTCCGGCGCTGGAGTGCAACATGATCGAGTACAGGGACGCGGAGGACTGTGTGGATTATTATGAGGCCGTGAAGAGGCGCAGTGAGCCTTGCCCAGTCGCCGTCCCCGGCAGGATGCACGGAAAGGACTGAGACACCGGGCGCGGGCTGGCCCTCACCAGGCTATGCGGCGGTACTCGATGGCCCTGCACTGGCGGACCACTTGGGCACAGAGAGCGTTGTAAAATTGGAGATACTGTTTCTTGGCCTGGCGCTGGGCGCGCTGCTTCTCCTGAAACAGCCGCCACTGAGGGCAGGTCTTGTGGCAGCCCTCCCGGTAGGACGGACAGCCGGTTTGGCAGGGCAGCATGGGACATTCCTCCGATCTCGGATATTCTCCGCCCGGACACGGCCGGGGCAGGACTCTGCTGTCAGTGTAGTCTTTTTCCCAACGGCCTGCCACCTTGAAATGGTAAAGCGGGGGTAAAACCTCTGCGCAGGCGGAAAAACGGGGCTTGACAACCCCCGCGGTGGCATGGTAAAGTATTGGCTGTTCATCGGAGGGCTTGTGGCCGCAGTCACAAAGCCGGATAAGATGCTGGGGGGCGCCCGGTTTCTTGTCCGGCTTTTTTTTCGCGCCTTTCCGGAGTTGAGGAGGGACATCATGGAAACAGAACAGACCTTTACACGGGGGCCGATCCTGTCGACCCTGCTGAAATTCGCCCTGCCGGTGCTGCTGGCTTTGCTGCTGCAGGCCATGTACGGCGCAGTGGACCTGCAGGTGGTGGGCAAATTCGGCACTGCGGCGGACATCTCGGCCGTCTCCACCGGCAGCCAGATCATGCAGACCGTGACCATCGTCATCACAGGTCTGGCTATGGGCATCACGGTCCTGCTGGGACAGAAGATCGGTGAGGACAGGCCGGAGGAGGCGGGGGCGGCTGTGGGCAGCGGCATCTGCCTGTTTCTGGTGGTGGCAGTGGCTGCCACAGTGGCGCTGGAGCTGGCGGCACCTCAGCTGGCAATGCTCATGCACGCCCCGGCGGATGCCTTTGACGGCACGGTGGAATATGTGCGGATCTGCTCCGGCGGCGCGGTGTTCATTGTGGCCTACAACCTTTTGGGCAGTATCTTCCGGGGGATCGGAGACTCCCGGGTATCGCTGATCACTGTGCTGATTGCCTGTATTCTGAATATCGGCGGCGACCTGCTGTTGGTGGGGGGCTTCGGCCTGAATGTGGCTGGCGCAGCCATCGCCACAGTCTTTGCCCAGGCAATGAGCGTGGCGCTGTCCCTGCTGCTGATCCGTGGAAAGCACTTGGCCTTCATACTCCGGCGGCAGGACATCCGGTTCGACGGTGCCATCATTGGACGGATTCTGAAATTGGGCAGCCCGGTGGCGCTTCAGGACCTGCTGGTGAATATCACCTTCCTGGTGATCATCGCCATCGCCAATTCTATGGGCACCATTCCCTCCGCCGGGGTGGGCGTGGCGGAGAAGCTGTGCGCCTTCGTCATGCTGGTGCCCTCTGCCTATATGCAGTCCATGTCCGCCTTCGTGGCGCAGAACATCGGCGCCGGGCTGGAGACCAGGGCCCGGCGGGCGCTGCTGTACGGCGTGCTGTCCTCCCTGATGGCGGGCCTCCTCATGGGCTGGGCGGCATTCTTTCACGGAGATGTGCTGGCGGGTATTTTCGCGGATGACCCGGCGGTGATCGCCGCCGCCTGGGAGTATCTCAAGGCCTACGCCATTGACTGCCTGCTTACCAGCTTCCTGTTCTGCTTTGTGGGCTTTTTCAACGGCTGCGGGCAGACGCTGTTCGTCATGGCGCAAGGAATGGTCGGGGCCCTGGGGGTCCGGCTGCCGGTGGCGCTGCTGGTGAGCCGGGCGGCGGACAGCTCTCTGTTCCATCTGGGGCTGGCCACCCCTGCCTCCACGGTGGTGCAGATTTTCCTGTGCGGAATCTGGTACCTGCGGCGCTCCCACCGGCTGAACCGGCTGGGGCTGATACGGAAATAAAAGATGCCCCGGCACCTTCGTGCCGGGGCTTTCCAGCGTGCCTGTCCGCAGGCAGCGGGACGGAATCATTGGAGTGCAGGACAGAAGACCTGCACTTGTCCCTTTGCTGGACAGGCTCAGTAGTTCCGCTCCATCTCCTGGATCTGCTGGTACAGCCAGTCGTTGACAGGGACGGAAATGCCGTGTTTGGCGGCCAGCCGGCGAATGATGCCTGCAAACAGCTCCACTTCGCTCTTCCGGTGGTTTTTGCCGTCCTGCCGCATAGAGGTCTCACCGTTGGAGGGCAGGTGGTCAATGATGTCCACCCATGCGGCCACGTCCTTCTCAGAGAGCGGGACACCCTCTGCATTGGCCACGGCGGCCACCTCCCGCATGGCGCCGATCATGGTGTCCCGGGGCTTTCCGGGCACCTGCAGCGGGCCGTAATCGCACTGGAACACCAGGGCGGCCTGGTTGCAGCCGGTGTTGCACAGCAGCTTGCTCCACATGTGGGTGCGGATGTCCGCCGGTACGACATAGGGGAAGCCGATGCTGTCAAAAAACGCGGTGAGCCGCTGGAGGCGGCTGGTGTCCTCCCCGGCGGGGACGCCTACTGCCAGTTCCCCAATGGGGTCGCAGACGACGCGGTTGCCCTCCTTCTTGGCGGCCATCCGCTCCGCCACGCACCAGACCACATGCTCCGGACCAAAGGCATCTCCCAGGATCTCCTCGCTGGAGATGCCATTGAGGACCGAGATCAGGAGCGTGTCCGGTCCCACCAGGTGGCGGCAGGTCTCGATGGCGTTCTGCAGACCGCCGAACTTGACGGCGAACAGCAGTAGGTCCACCGGCTCTGTGCGAGCGGCGGCATCGGTGTAATTGAAGTCGCAGGGTGCGTCGTTGTACCAAAAGCCCTGCTTCCGGTAGCGGGCGATCCGTGCGCCGTCTGCCAGAACGGGGACCTGCTCCTTGCCGAGCGCCCGTGTGAAGAGCGTGGCGTACAGGACGCCAAGGGAACCCAGGCCGATGACGCCGGCTGTTTGAATGGGTTTCATCAATCATTCCTCCTGTTCATCAAAACAGGGCGGCGGAATGCTCCGCCGCCCCTGTTGCTTACGCGATCCGAGCCAGCCACCGCAGATCGTAGGGCTCAAACACGACCTTTTCATAGGCGTCCACATCCAGGGGCGTGCCGTCCCAGTCGGAGTGGATGTCGCCGTTCTGCTTGATGAGGATGTCGTAGAGGATGTCGTAGGTGACGCCGCTCACCGGGTCCGTCTCCACGATGGTGGAGTAAGGCAGCGTCTTGTGGTATGTCAGCTCCATTCCCTTGTAGTCGAAATGGAAGCCGCAGCGCATCCGGCAGCCGTCCAGTCCCGTGTACCGGGCCACCTTCTTCAGATCCTGGAGGATTTTGTCCCCCTCCTCCTCATAGAGGTTCTCCGGTGTGGTGGCGGTGTAGTCGAACCGGAACTGAATGGAGGCGCCCGGGAGCTTGCGGAACCGCTCCATATAGGGCACCAGCTGCTCGGCGGGATAGTTCTTGTACAGCACGCAGTTCACCCGGAAGGGCACCGGCAGCTTGGAAAGCAGGCCGTCGTTGGATTCCACCACATAGTGCTGCA
This DNA window, taken from Dysosmobacter welbionis, encodes the following:
- a CDS encoding alcohol dehydrogenase; the encoded protein is MLAYTYLEKGTFRLTDKPKPVLREPGDALVRVTLSSICTSDLHIKHGSVPRAVPGITVGHEMVGVVESVGPGVQTVRPGDRVSVNVETFCGECFFCRHGYVNNCTDPSGGWALGCRIDGGQAEYVRVPYADQGLTKIPESVTDRQALFAGDILATGFWAARITEIGPEDTVLILGAGPTGICTLLCVLLKAPKQVIVCEKDPARLRFVREHYPQVLTVGPEEVLAFTQAHSDHGGADRVLEVAGAEETFRLAWQCARPNAVVTVVALYDRPQLLPLPEMYGKNLTFKTGGVDGCDSQEILDLIAAGKLDTTPLITHTVPLRDIAAAYDLFEHRRDGVIKVAVDCSMA
- a CDS encoding 2-oxoacid:acceptor oxidoreductase family protein: MKDIVEIRWHGRGGQGAKTASLLLADAAFNTGKYVQGFPEYGPERMGAPITAYNRISSERSTVHSNIYFPDYVVVVDETLLSAVDVTAGLKKEGAIVINSSKSPAELRPLLKGYEGRVCTIDAGKISEEELGKNFPNTPMLAAIVRVSGVIGEEEFIKDMEGSFKHKFASKPQVIEGNMRALKRSLEEVQVG
- a CDS encoding metal ABC transporter substrate-binding protein, coding for MEKRIRLCAALAMVLLLTACGQAPAEHEREERLTVVATVFPAYDFARAAGGELAEVRLLLPPGAESHSYEPTPADILAVQECDLFLYLGGESDAWVETILESVDMQGEALRMVDCVDLLEEETVEGMEDHEGHDHDHAEGPGLGEVVGYDEHVWTSPKNAAAITRAVGDRLAELDPANAGTYAANTEGYATRIEALDREFADFFAGVEDRTMVFGDRFPLRYFAEEFDIDYYAAFPGCSTQTEPSAATIAFLTDKVREEGIPTVWYIEFSNHLVADSIAEAAGVKTALFHTCHNVSTDELEAGATYVSLMEQNLETLRENL
- the porA gene encoding pyruvate flavodoxin/ferredoxin oxidoreductase thiamine diP-binding domain protein; translation: MGIRERLSGNEAVAYAMKQINPDVMGAYPITPSTEIPQYFSTYVDNGEVDTLFIAVESEHSAMSTCIGAEAAGCRAISATSSCGLCYMTEMLYVAASDRLPITLAVSCRALSGPININNDHSDAMGVRDAGWLMLFAETNQEAYDNYLQAMRIAEAVSLPIMVCQDGFITSHAIENIELVETEKVKEFVGEYKPAHALLKPGEPMAVGAYATPVYYMEAKRQQAQAMMDAKDVIRKVGKEFGEMTGRTYGLIETYMMDDAEEAIVIIGSSAGTAKEAINELRAQGKKVGQIKVRSFRPFPSEDICEALKNVKAFAVMDKDDSFNAHCGPMFAEVTASLYAAGISGPKGINYIYGLGGRDVRVESIQHVFAELEKIAATGEVGETYRYLDVRE
- a CDS encoding ketopantoate reductase family protein, with translation MKPIQTAGVIGLGSLGVLYATLFTRALGKEQVPVLADGARIARYRKQGFWYNDAPCDFNYTDAAARTEPVDLLLFAVKFGGLQNAIETCRHLVGPDTLLISVLNGISSEEILGDAFGPEHVVWCVAERMAAKKEGNRVVCDPIGELAVGVPAGEDTSRLQRLTAFFDSIGFPYVVPADIRTHMWSKLLCNTGCNQAALVFQCDYGPLQVPGKPRDTMIGAMREVAAVANAEGVPLSEKDVAAWVDIIDHLPSNGETSMRQDGKNHRKSEVELFAGIIRRLAAKHGISVPVNDWLYQQIQEMERNY
- a CDS encoding 4Fe-4S cluster-binding domain-containing protein translates to MKHPYKTREGGATVTIFVPYDCKNHCPFCINKGEYADMTGFSLEKICRSIERMDAITPDCDFVFTGGEPFANLESLQVMLDKIPTTHKVYINTTLPVSEHQSEADILAFAERNRHKITCINVSRHMQHYVVESNDGLLSKLPVPFRVNCVLYKNYPAEQLVPYMERFRKLPGASIQFRFDYTATTPENLYEEEGDKILQDLKKVARYTGLDGCRMRCGFHFDYKGMELTYHKTLPYSTIVETDPVSGVTYDILYDILIKQNGDIHSDWDGTPLDVDAYEKVVFEPYDLRWLARIA
- a CDS encoding thiamine pyrophosphate-dependent enzyme yields the protein MAYSLKENLMKEDRLSGGHRMCAGCGSPIAVRTVLRALNPEDKAVVCSATSCLEVSTFMYPYTAWKDSFIHNAFENAAATISGVETAYRAMKKRGKLDDTYKFIAFGGDGGTYDIGFQSLSGAMERGHDMVYVCYDNEAYMNTGIQRSSSTPHFADTTTTPQGTVIPGKMQQKKNLTKIMVAHGIPYVAQTTFIGNFKDITEKAHKAIYTPGAAFLNVMAPCPRGWRYPSEKLMEVTKMAVETCVWPLYEVVEGKYILSYKPKNKLPVEEYLKMQGRFAHMFKPGNEWMIEEVQKEVDKNWEELLKLCEL
- a CDS encoding MATE family efflux transporter — translated: METEQTFTRGPILSTLLKFALPVLLALLLQAMYGAVDLQVVGKFGTAADISAVSTGSQIMQTVTIVITGLAMGITVLLGQKIGEDRPEEAGAAVGSGICLFLVVAVAATVALELAAPQLAMLMHAPADAFDGTVEYVRICSGGAVFIVAYNLLGSIFRGIGDSRVSLITVLIACILNIGGDLLLVGGFGLNVAGAAIATVFAQAMSVALSLLLIRGKHLAFILRRQDIRFDGAIIGRILKLGSPVALQDLLVNITFLVIIAIANSMGTIPSAGVGVAEKLCAFVMLVPSAYMQSMSAFVAQNIGAGLETRARRALLYGVLSSLMAGLLMGWAAFFHGDVLAGIFADDPAVIAAAWEYLKAYAIDCLLTSFLFCFVGFFNGCGQTLFVMAQGMVGALGVRLPVALLVSRAADSSLFHLGLATPASTVVQIFLCGIWYLRRSHRLNRLGLIRK